In Candidatus Nealsonbacteria bacterium, the DNA window GAAGGAGAGCTAAAGAGATATTTTGCGGTTAAATATACGGTTCTTTTTAACAGCGGACGGGCTTGTTTGTCGGCAATTTTAGAGGTTCTTCAAATAAAAGAGGGAGATGAGGTTTTACTCCAAGGTTTTACCTGTAATTCAGCAATAATTCCTATTTTACGAACAAAAGCAAAGCCTGTTTTTGTGGACATAGAAGATACCCTGAATATGAGCCCCGATGATTTGGAAAAAAAGATTAGCCCCAGGTCCAAGGCAATAATGGTTCAGCATACCTTTGGTTTTCCCGCTCAAATGGATAAGATCATGGAAATATCCAAAAAACATAATTTAATTTTAATTGAGGATTGTGCCCATTCTCTAGGGGCTAAATTTCAAGATAAGTTGTGCGGAACAATGGGAGATATCGCTTTTTTCAGTTTTGGCCGGGATAAAATCATTTCTTCGGTTTTTGGCGGTTTTATCACAACAAACAATAAAGAGCTTGGCCGAAAAATCATTAATTTTAAAGAGAAATTGAACTATCCCTCCGGTTTTTGGATTTTTCAGCAATTATTGCACCCGATTTTAATAAATAGCCTAATTTTTCCGCTTTATCGTTTTCCGACTTTAGGAAAATTTTGTTTGATATTTTTTCAGAAAATTAGAATTTTATCAAAAGCCGTTTCTTCAAAAGAAAAAAAGGGCAAGTTTTCCAAGGGTAATTCTAAGAAATTTCCCAATGCTTTGGCAATTTTAGCCCTGAACCAGTTTCAAAAACTGGAAAGATTTAATTTCCATCGCCGGGAGATAGCCAAAATTTACGAAGAAAATTTGAAAGAAAGTCCCGCGTTTTTACTTCCTTTTTCAAAAAATAAAGAACAAAAAGAAATTATTTTTATGAAATATCCGGTTTTAGTTCAAGATTCCGAAAAGATTTTGAAAGAATTCAGAAAGAAAAGAATTCTTTTAAATGACGGTTGGCGGAAAGTACCCGTTGTTCCCCCGGGAAACGATATTAAAAAAATGGGTTATATTTTTGGTTCCTGTCCGAAAGCCGAAGAAGTTGCATCAAAGATTTTAAATTTGCCGACTCATATTAACCTGTCAAAGGAAAAAGCAAAAGAAATCGCAGATTTGCTGAAGAAGTTCTGATAATTTTTATGATTAGGAAAATTATTTTTATTGTTTTAATCCTGATAATTGGATTTTTGTGTGGAATTTTATTTTTTAATTTTTTTATAGAATCAAAAATTAGTTTTTCTTATCCCAATCTGACCTTTCCCGATAAAAAAATTATTAAAAATGAAAAAGAGCGGGAAATTAAAATCGTTCCTTTTTTTGAAGAATTAAAGAATGAAATTATTTCCCAAAAAGCCACCTCCTCTTTTTTGGAGATAAATTTTCCGGAAATGAAAACAAGAATTTGGCAAGAAGGGGAGTTGAAAAAAGAAGTTGAAATTTTGGCAAAAGGAGACCCTCAGGAATGGGGAGGAACGGCAGCAGGCCTATATAAGATAATTTCCAAATACAGAATAGCTTTCTCCGCAATAGCTGAAGTTTATATGCCTTACGCGATGAATTTTTACGGCAAATATTATCTTCACGGTGTTCCTTATTATGAAGAGGGAAATAAGCGTTTTGTAAACGTTACCGGCGGCTGTGTTCAGCTTTCTGATAAAGATTCGGAAACCATTTTTAATTTAACAGAAAAAGAAATTCCGGTTTTGGTTATTGATAAATATAAAGATAATTATTTGCCTTATTTCAAAAAAGAAATAAGTGACTTTCCCTCGCTTTCGGCTAAAAGTTATTTGGTGGCAGACTTGGATTCGGGGTTTGTATTGGCTGATAAAAAAATGGAAGAAAAACATCCGATTGCTTCTTTAACTCAGTTAATGACCGCGGTTGCAGTAGCTGAAAACATCGATTTAAGAAGGTCTATCGAGATAACTCCAAGCATGTTAAAGCCCTTGGGAACAACTACTGGTTTAGTTTCCGGGAAAACCTTCAAGGTGGTGGATTTGTTTTATCCTATGCTTATTGAATCTTCAAATGATGCGGCCGAGGTTGTAAGCAATCTTTTAGGTCGGGAGAAAACCATCAGATTAATGAATGAAAAAGCAAAAGCAATTTTGATGCAGGATACTATTTTTGTCGACCCTCATGGTTTAAGTGAAGAAAACATTTCTACGCCAAGGGATTTGTTTTATTTGGCAAGATACATTTTGAATAACCGTCCTCCTATTTGGAAAATCACCAAAGAAGAAAAAGTGAATTCTTACGGAGAATTAACCTTCACAGGCCTTTTAAACAAGAATTTATTTTCGACTGATACTGATTTTATCGGCGGAAAAACCGGCTATATTAAAGAGTCAAAATATAATGGAATATTTTTATTTGAGTTTTCAGACAAAGATAATATAAAAAGAAAAATCGTAATTATTCTTCTGGGTTCGGAAAACTGGCTTACCGATTCAGACAGCCTAAAAGACGATGCGAATAAGACCATTGATTGGGTCAAAACTAATTTTTTCACCAAAGAAGAAGTTAAAAATAATTAATTTATGAATTTAAAAGAAATAAAGGAAAAGAATACCTGGGAAAGCTTTTTTAAAGAAATAAGAGAAAAAACATTTCTTCAGTCTTGGAATTGGGGAGAATTTCAGAAGGCAATGAGAAATAAAATCTGGAGATTGGGGACATATGACAATGAAGAATTGGTTGCCTGCGCTTTAATTACAAAAATTCAAGCCAAAAGAGGGAAATTTTTATTGATACAACATGGACCCTCCTTCGCTAAAGCTTCGGAGGGCAATGCCCATATTAGATATGAAATGCTAAAGAATTTATTGGAAGAATTAAAAAGAGTAGGCAAAGAAGAAAAAGCGAATTTTATCCGGATGAATCCTCTTTGGGAATTAAATCAGGAAAATCAAGACATTTTGATGAACTTGAGATTTA includes these proteins:
- a CDS encoding aminotransferase class V-fold PLP-dependent enzyme, producing MKKIFNQEPKTILISLSPNTEKDDVQLAKKTIGDFKSWKKGEQVKTLEGELKRYFAVKYTVLFNSGRACLSAILEVLQIKEGDEVLLQGFTCNSAIIPILRTKAKPVFVDIEDTLNMSPDDLEKKISPRSKAIMVQHTFGFPAQMDKIMEISKKHNLILIEDCAHSLGAKFQDKLCGTMGDIAFFSFGRDKIISSVFGGFITTNNKELGRKIINFKEKLNYPSGFWIFQQLLHPILINSLIFPLYRFPTLGKFCLIFFQKIRILSKAVSSKEKKGKFSKGNSKKFPNALAILALNQFQKLERFNFHRREIAKIYEENLKESPAFLLPFSKNKEQKEIIFMKYPVLVQDSEKILKEFRKKRILLNDGWRKVPVVPPGNDIKKMGYIFGSCPKAEEVASKILNLPTHINLSKEKAKEIADLLKKF
- a CDS encoding L,D-transpeptidase family protein; this translates as MIRKIIFIVLILIIGFLCGILFFNFFIESKISFSYPNLTFPDKKIIKNEKEREIKIVPFFEELKNEIISQKATSSFLEINFPEMKTRIWQEGELKKEVEILAKGDPQEWGGTAAGLYKIISKYRIAFSAIAEVYMPYAMNFYGKYYLHGVPYYEEGNKRFVNVTGGCVQLSDKDSETIFNLTEKEIPVLVIDKYKDNYLPYFKKEISDFPSLSAKSYLVADLDSGFVLADKKMEEKHPIASLTQLMTAVAVAENIDLRRSIEITPSMLKPLGTTTGLVSGKTFKVVDLFYPMLIESSNDAAEVVSNLLGREKTIRLMNEKAKAILMQDTIFVDPHGLSEENISTPRDLFYLARYILNNRPPIWKITKEEKVNSYGELTFTGLLNKNLFSTDTDFIGGKTGYIKESKYNGIFLFEFSDKDNIKRKIVIILLGSENWLTDSDSLKDDANKTIDWVKTNFFTKEEVKNN